Within the Dermacentor silvarum isolate Dsil-2018 chromosome 8, BIME_Dsil_1.4, whole genome shotgun sequence genome, the region TTTGTTAGAGTCATCGGTGCTGGTAACAATTTGTCAGATGGTTCACTGTATTTGAAGAGTACCCGCCTGATATAAAAATGTACTAGAGTCGCTATGTGCTACAAGAAACGTTGTCAAAGCATGATGCCAAGTGTATTTGGTTGGATCAGTCCTGAGGAACGGATGGGAGCAGAAGAGAGGGATTGAGAAAACACGGTTAGAATTTAGAGCGAGGACATGTCCGCTAGATGCGGTAGAGAATTTTCACTACAAACGTCCCTTTTTCGAATGTAAagggaaatttttaaaaataattattGGCGCTAACACAATGAAACTCGGAGGAAATGTTGAAAATGTCTAGGGTGCATGGTGTGTCGGAAAAAATTACGAAGTTTGTGTTATACTTGCAAATTGGAACTCTCTCGGCTATTCAAAGCTACGCCGTTCGAGAACTGTTTGACGTCTCAATATAGTATATCTTCGCAGGAACAAACTTTGTATTAGGAGGAGCAAGTTGTAGCCAATTTGTAATAGCCGTGGGAGACCGTGAGTATTGTGTGTTTGGAGTTATTCTTGATGTTTGCTGGGAAACTAAAACATTTGCCATTTGGGAACTCCTAATCGTACTGAGATAAAATGTGTAGACATAAAACTTGCGTTGCGAAAAACGTGCTGAAGAAAATTTTTAAATGTAGGTGCAATAGGGACTCGAAAATTTCCGAAAGTGACATTACAGAAACAATTGTTCCTGTAAGAAAATGGCTCGGCACTCTTGCTTGAAACTTTACACACTTACACGAGAGACACCATACGCTTAAAATCAGTCATTTAGATCGTTTTCTACTTCATAAGTACTAATGTGAGAGCGTTAATTGGAAGCAATCGCGCGCTCAACGCCAACTACACCTGCGCGCCAACCACACACGTAAGTGGTGAGGAAGGCGCGCGAGCGCCACTAGTAATTTTCGCTAGGATGGGAGTCTCTTCATTGCCGGAAAAATGTTCGCGTCTAACGCAGCTACTCATGAATTCGGGTTGCGATTCTGCAACGTCGCACAAGTCCGCCGGGTTTTTCTTTTCCTCTGGGAGGGAGCTGCATTTACCACCATGTCATGCTTGTGTTACGTGTCTTGCAGTTATTACTTATTCCTGTGCGGTGCGCGTACGCTTTCGAAGGTGAACCTAATACTTACGAACACTTTCGTACAAGTGTCATATTCACTCTACTGGCTCAGCAAAGTTTCTCCGCGCTTTAAGTTTTGGTTTTTGAGGATGTTATCTCTACAGCCACCGTACCTTACTATACTCTTATAATTGCTTATAACTATAGAAAAACAAGAGATTGAGATGCTTCAGTATGGTATCGACATTTCGACAAGTGAGCTTGTCTTCATCAAAGGCGCCAACGGCTTTGGATGAAGACAGGTCTTCAAGTGAAAACGCTGGCACATAATTGGGGCGTTCTCTTCCTTTCTCCCATACTTATCGTGTTGTATTACTTTCAAAACTTCTCTCGTTCTGACTAGGATTCTTAGTGTTGCCATTAGGGCTAGTGAAAAGAGACAATTTTCCGCAAAGACCAAGCTGTGAGAAACATCATCCGGACATGTACAATCTGTCCCAAACGAAAAGAGCCAACCGCTCCCGTCGCAGGAGCGTACCAGCTGATAATGTATATGAGGAGGTAAGATCGCCGTAGACAGCTCATCCTCACTTCAGGAGCACGCCGACGAGCACGGTGGCAACGCGCAAGGACTAGCTAGCACGCCCCTGCCACAAGTGCGGTGACTCATCAACTTTTTCCTACAGACCACAGTCAGCAGTCGCTTGCTTAAAAGCCTCGTATAATCTATTACCTACGTTTTATGTTTTACATCTGCACCATGAATATGGGAGCCGCCATGTAGGTTAATCCTTTGCgccaattttgaccacctgcgctTCTTTAGCAAGCACCGAAGTCTCAGCACGTAGGCGCTTCCGTATTACGTCACTCGCCTGAACGAGGACCCCGTaagcgggaatcgaacccagcaGCCAAATGCCGTAGCCACTTATTTAAAGCTGCAGGTGAAACGCATCATTTGAAAACAAACATGAATCACAGTTCCGgattgcttacatttttttaatgtgggTTTGAAGAATGCTGAGAGCACCGTGTTGTCAGGATCTGAGCATACGGAAATGATTTGTCTTGGGCAACAAACAACAGGTGTGAATGGCCCTGGCTATCCCACTTACGCATACGGGTATAGTTAAAGTCGCACGAGTGTTGCAGTGTCCATTAAAAAACCTCGCTGGGAAATGACTTGCCATTGACACGTTAGTGAAACAATTTATTGACCTCCATTAGCAGCACGCGTTGATCTTTTCGGTAGGTTTTGGTTCACAACCGGCAGTAGTTGAGCTTCTTCCGCGGATTTGTCTATTGGACGGTGAGATGCAGGTGATGTGGATGACTTTGATGATAGATGTCATATTtggtttctgaaaaaaaagaaggaaagagattAGGGGCGTCAACAAGGTATTTTACGATGTATAGATGACAAAAAAGCCAGCCGTAAGCCATAAAGATGCTTCTTGTATATACGTGAACCTTGATTAGAGAAAGAAACATGTTGTTAAGGTTGCGCCTTCCTTAACTACGGACGATTTGTCCCAGTGATAACAACAATAGAGACCACAGCATAGCTATAAGAGACAGACACATACTATGTAGCGATATTATTGCGTGAGCAATGATACGGATACTCGAGGCCCGTTCGCGCCATCGGCGCCGCCGCCATCATGCTGTCAAAGTATCGACGGCGCAAGCGTGGGCCGCGCGTGGAGTTTAGAAGGTTTCCAGACCAAGAaggtttaaatttttttttaaacctccttatTCCAGACACGTGAGAGAGGCATAGTGCATTTGGCTGCTAAAAGTTACGATGCCAAGTACACGCACCATCACACTCAGTTCAATTAGCTCTCGAGCCCCGGACAGGGGACCGTATTGAATGAaatctctctctctatcaatAAGCTCTGCAGCGGAGTCGGGGCAGCACTCTACTTGGCGTTGGTCGTCAGCGCAACGATAATCCTTGCTAACGCTTTCAATGTACCGCCATTTGATCGGTACTACCAATTCTACAACTAAGTACACTGATTTCTCCCTCAGCAACTTTTGACCAATATTCATCGATGCCTTGACAGTCGAAAACAGACAAAGAAATCCCTGTGTAACCCTGTCGTGACTTACATTTCTTCTTACGGCGGAGGTAGAGTGCGTTGTAGTTTATGGGACCAAGGCCGTAGGCGTAGTTGAGTCCATAGTGCGGGAAGGCGTGGCTAAGTTCAGCACCGAAGGGAGCCACGCCGTAACCGAGGTCTTGCACGCCGTAACCATACGCCGGAACGTAGTCAAATGCCGGTCCAATGCCATACCCTGCTGCGAAGGGGTACCCGTGGACGCCCGTCACCGTCGGGTCAGCTCCGTACGTCGTGGCTACCGCAGGAGCTGCGTGGACAGCCGTGGGCACGGTTAGTCCAGCGTCGGCGCCATGAACAGCGGTCACGGCTGGAGCAACGTGATGGGCCCCGACGCTTGTGACTCCAGCTGGCGAGCCCGACGCCACCGGCGCGGCATGGACGCTTGTCAAAGCAGGAGCAGCCTCGTGGACGGCGCTGGTTGTGGTCGCCACGGCTGGTGACGCCGCGTGCAGGTTAGGCCCTGCGGAGCCAGTGTCGTGAACGGTGGTTACGCCTGGAGTGGCCGAGTGAAAGGTGGCAACAGCTGCTGGTGTCGCTTCGTGGACACCTACGGCTTGGGGTCCGCTGAGTGCAGAGTGGCCGTTGCAGGGGCAGACTCGTGAACAGAGGTAAGGGCTGGTGCGGACGAATGAACCGCGCCAACGGCTGGAGATGTCTGATACGAGTCTACTTTTGTCGTTTGATCAGCCACGGGCACAGTCTGGTAAAAGGGGAATGCTGGAAAGGGGCTCACAGCTGGGGTCTGCTGAACATTGGAGAAAGCATGGTCGGCCGCCTGGTAAGTGGTGGCCACAGCTGGACCCGTGTGGACAGATCCAACTTCTGGAGTGGCCTGGTATGTGGCTGACGTAGTACCCGTGGCTGGAGTGGAGTGCACAGTCGCAATGCCCTGAGTGGAGTGAACTGGGGTAACGCCTGGATTTGTCTGGTAAGTGGTGGATGTGGTTGCGACAGCAGGCATAGCGTGATGGTCACCTGCGACGCTTGGAGCGGCGTCGTGGAACATGGTTGAAACAACGTGAGAGCTTGGGTAGCTGCCCACCATTGTAGCCTTGGTAACGGATGGCGCGTTCTGAGCAGGCGTCATGGCGGAGCCAGTCTGGTAAGCGTTCGCAGCTGGTGATGCGGGGTAAGCAGGGAACACCGTAGCCGTCGGGTATGCAGAGGGTCTACCAAAGCCAGGAACGTAGCCAAAGTAAGGGGAAGGCTGGTAGTAGCCCGAGTCAACCGCAGCAGGTTGGTACGCGCTCTGCCCATACGGTGATTGGTAGGTCATCTTCGAAGCCGATGCTGCACCACCGTTGACAAAGGGAAAGGGTTGGTAGTACGGACTGTAAGCAAACTGTGGGTTGTAGTAGGCTGGGTAGGGGGAGCCATCTTGGTACGCAGTCACCGTCGGTGCAGGATAGGCCGAAGTAGTGTCGACCTTAGAAACACCGGCTGGAGAGCTGTGGACCATCGTCACCGCTGGTGCGCCGGGGACTGCGGTCGTGGCGGTAGGCGAAGCGTGAACAGTGCCCACGGCCGACGCACCTTCAACGGAAGTGTGCAGAGTCCCGACGGCTGGCGTCGCTACAGCTGGAGCAGCGTGCGCGTTAGTGACGGCTGCGGAGGACTCGTGAACAGCGCTCACTGCAGCTGGTATGCCGGAGACCGAAGTGTGCACGGCATTGACCACCGGAGCAGCGTAAAGAGTGTGTGGCGCCGCTGCGTCGTGGAAGGAAGTCACACCTGGATAACCGTGAACTGCTGTCATGGTCGAGTCCCCGTGGAAAGACGCGACTGATGGCGCTGCCTGGACGGAACCCACAGTAGCCGAACCCGTTGTAACGGCGTGCACATCAGCGTGAACATTGCTATGCACACTGGTCAGAGCGGCGTGGTCGGTGGTCCCAGCAGCGTTACTGTCAGCATGGGACACGCTGACTGGGGCAGCTGTTTCGGTGACGGTAGTGTGGTAATCCCCGCCGAGGACGCTGGATGCCAGCGACAGCAGGAACAGGGCTGGTATCTGCATATAAGTGGAAATACACATCCACGTGAAACAAACGGTGATGTTCCGCTGTCATACTTTCCACGTCACGCAGCCTATGATGTCCACATTTTATCGCCCTAGGATCTAcgcaaaattttttttcgttcgttGGCGTTCGTTTCCTTTCGCAGCTAATTTCTTTCAGACTGTCTAGCTTTGTCAACATTTCCCCTTTCTCCCGAGTAAAATTCGAGCTGATTGTATCACGTTCCTAACCGGATGTACAAGCAATGCTCTTGTAACGTGGCAAACTACAGTCACGGCGATTAGCGCTGCGAAAGTTCACTCGACGCTGTCAGTTTAGTGTTTCTTTTCTTGTAACTGTTTACCCCCAACTCAACATCAATTACTCCCAAAGGCACCCTCGCGCGAGATCCCCTACTCACTCCAATCATTTTGAGCACTGCTGCGCCAGCTGACCGAAGGTACCAGACTGGCAACGTGGCCGACGCTGGTTAGACCCTTATATAGTCTTCGCACTATCGGGCGAGAGGGGTTCGATACTCTATGGGCGGTCTCCAGTGCCTATCGCTCCTCATCGCTCCGTCGGACTCTTCTCTCTGACTCTTTCTTTTACTTCTATGCAccgattttcttttttcttccgcGCGTGGAAGCTTCTCTCACAAAGATCAcccaaaacgaaaaaaaaaaaagtctgcacTTGCACCGCCCTAACCTTGCCTCTGAAGGCCGAGGGCAGAGCTTGTTCGCTGGGCATACGGTTTCTTacgacgaaaaaaagaaagcaacaaggCGCATAGCGTCGCCGTCTGGCTACAGTGCCCTGATATCAGAAATTCAGCGCCGTACATGGGTTCAAAGTGATTTCCTCACTCTGTTCTTTTTAGTCCGTTCTTTTTCACTTTCGTCGCGACGTCTTCCCGCGCTTTACATTaccgcttttctttctctctctctctctctctctctctctttctttctctctctctttctttctcgttcttcCCTGCCTGCTGCTCTGCGGCCTGTTGCGTCTTCCCGTCCACGTTCCGCACTCGTTGACGATGCACAGCACGTCTATCCCGTCTTATGCGATCGACGAGTTCGCGTGataggagaggaggaaaggcggCCGCGATTGCGGTCTAAATGAGGAGGCTCCTATCCCTCTCCCTCGTCGCATGACTTGACCGGCGCCGGGAAAGTGCCGCGTCGCATTGGGCGCGTCTGTTTTGCGGTCCTTAAACGGCTATACCTCACCTGCCCGCTTTAATCGCTTTAGTGTCATCGAAATCTAAACACGAAACGGGTGACAATCTTGTACCCGGTGCCACTCGGCCTTCggaatattttcgtttttttaaaaaaaggaagaaaaatgcgACCAGATCTTCAGTTCGGGCGCACTGCAAGTTGTATGACAGGAATATACAGCGAGTTGTTTTTAGCACATTCCTTCGAATGAGTGGCGTGTTGCACAAACTTTCATCGCCACAAGCTCATTTTGAAGGCTGGGCTTTCCGGCGTTCCCGTCTACACTGTACGATTGAGGCGAATTACAGCTTATCCGTAACTGTACGGCTTGCGTCATTTGTGAGAAACGTCGAGCTATGTTGTACGCGTCACTTGGCGAAACCTTGAAGCGCACAGGAGCTTGCGTCCTCGGCGAGCTACTTGCAAACATCGTTACGCATTCCAGCGGTGGCGCGACTTTAAGCAGGAAGGCGAAACGATTATAGCAGCGGGCGACGTGTAGTACTTGGGGCATACACGAGCGAGACGGCTGTGACATCGAGTGCCGCTATTTATAGAGCACCTGAACACTGAGCAGTGCATATTAAGCACGTCGCCCCAGATTCTGTCATTTCGACTCTAGCTAGACTATGTGCAAGTTTCTATATAGTCATACACGCCAGCGTTGTTACAAAGATAGTGAAGACAATAAATTAGTTCTTTCATAAAATTAACAACTTCCTTCATAACAAGTGTAATTATCAAAATTTGTTCGTAGTTGAGCACGGCGTTATATCCCCGCTTGTCGAGAAAAAACGagccaactagctcagctttgaCTTACCTTGCAGCTGCATACTGCTCGTTTAGTGGTAATCAACTTTGTCAATGCGATCGCAGCGATCGGTGGCATTCATGATAGAAGTGTGTCCAATAGCTACCTGCCGCGGTAGATCGTGGGCTGTTCCTTTCTGCTGCTGAGGAGTAAGTAGGTCGTAGGTTCGATGCCCGTAGGCAGCAGCCGCATTCGatggggcggaatgcgaaaataCTCGTGTACTCAGATTGAGGTGCGCGTTGAAAAACCCCATGTGTTCTAATTAATTCAAgtagccccctcccccccctcccccccctccccccctctttgATGGCGATTTCTCATACCAGTGTGTGCACCGGTATCTCGTTAAACTGCATGCGTGGCAATAGAGTACACGTTCTCATCGAAGTAATCCACGTTATTTGCACACATCGTCCCGCGTAGTAAGAGGATCCTTGCCTGCCGCAGAGTCGATCCACACGTCAATGATATATTATATATCATATgggtggtgtgcgtgtgtgtgtgtgtgtgtgtgggtgtgtgtgtgtgtgtgtgtgtgtgtcatgttGTAATGACGATGAAGAACCAGAAACACTGCCTAAAGTGTACGTCGGGTATCTAGTGTATGGATGAACTTGGGGCCAGAAGCGCAAGCAACACTAGAAGCACGACGTTAGCGGCGAGCACGACCATCGCGGTCGTCGAATGTAATCTCACGGGTCAAGGCCATCTGCTATTCATACATGTATCACCACACAGTCCAGAGTAATCGCTGATGCTCGCGTACTTTCAATACTTTTCCAAACTAATCATGACGCGCGCCACAAAGAAAGTAAGGGAAGTGCGCTGGCAACCGTCTTCTTAAAAGACGCCATGCCCACTATCTtgaaaaggagagaaaaaaagttaGAGAAAGTGAAGAAAAATGAGATAAAGAAACGAATAAAATAAATTACAGTCTATATATTTTACGTGGGAGTCTATGAATTTTGTAAGTGTTAAGCAAATGGACAATTTTTTGCAAAATGTTTGCCTTTCCTCCGTAAAACTACAGATGTCGCGTCAGGACAGCCCAACGCTCAACTCGCAACTCCGTCCAAAAACGGCACATGCATTCATCTAATTTAGTGCCACAGTACCGAATAAATCTGCTAGTACTCATGAAACATGGGAATCGACGAGTCATCTTGCGGTTCAGTCGCAACACAGCACATGGACTAACTTGCGGTGCAAAGTGGGATACGATGGACAATTGCATTGTAAAATGCAACGGATATATTTCACTCATTTGTCCAATGTTTTGGTGAGGCGTAATTATAGCTATTTCCTGCACGAATACCTCAGAATATTTCGGACTTCCGGCTTCTAATGTTATTATACAATGATTTCCCCGCCCTGAAGCTACCCGCGTGACGTCAACTTCAAACGAACCCATTCCTCCTAACTTTGCCATGCTCCACCGCTTCTATCCACAACGATACACATCCACCTGCCCCTTTAGCAGCGACCTCGCCACCCTTTACCACATCTCCTAGGCATGTTCCAATCATCCCACCCATTCTAATATCCTCCTCCCCCCTCTATTCCACTTGGGAAGTTGCGCTGTCCTGCTCGGACCTCGAGAACAACGCTGGTTTATCCGGCGAGCTCAAGACATCGCGCCGCTAACAGGTGCCCTGGAAAAAGGACTCCTCTCACAGAGGACTTGGACGTGACCTCTTCAATAAAcgttttatctttctctctctttctctctttctcaataATAACCATTTCTCCATCCCCCAGTGCAGGATAGTTAACAGGACAGTTACTCTGGTCGGCATCcctgcttttcatttattttctctctctctctctctctctctctctctatttctacAACAATTCAATGCGAAATGTAGATTCTTCTATTAAGCGCTTAACCCGGCNNNNNNNNNNNNNNNNNNNNNNNNNNNNNNNNNNNNNNNNNNNNNNNNNNNNNNNNNNNNNNNNNNNNNNNNNNNNNNNNNNNNNNNNNNNNNNNNNNNNCTGTAGTGCCACCAGGACGAAAGTTGTTAAAATAAATATGGAGGAGGGATGAGTGGAGAGATGGCACACACATTATAGCCAACATGCATGCGTAGTCACATGTGTGTTCATAAATTACAGCTGATGTAATTACAGCCGATGTAATTCATCGCGTGCTCGAATGCGTTATGCGGTTGTTATCCCTTATGTTTTCGAACGTCTAGAGAAGACTCTATATCACATCATGTTCATACTTGGTGAAAATTGGGGGTGTGTTATGCGCGATGCATGGAGAAACGTTAACGAATCTGGAGTAATTGGGAGTTTTGCAAATAATTACTTAACCGTCGTTTTCTCTATATACTATCAAGCGTTATGTGAAACGCCTGTGGTGTCCTCAAGCGACTAAacggctttcgccttaacgttttacaaacgtgtaacacttgcttaatatTATTTTTTCTATATAGGGAAAGGTTAGGGGTAGTGTGTGGGCGAAGTTCAAAGTGTTTCATTCAATTACAGTGTAGAATATAGCCCGCCTTCTTCGGAGAACCATAGGCCACCGAAATCAAATTCGGGTCGATGGGGGAACATTATGGCTGATGTGCATGCCAAGCTAAAAAGTTCGTGGGTGAAGTACAGCCTTGATTAAAAATTCCTTCAGCAGAAATACGAACAACTGGGCGAGCAGGTGCGATGAAATGATGAAAAAGCTCTAAAAGCGAAAGCAAAGAGAAGAAACAAATGTACTTGAATGCTTGAACGTGTTATATGTAGGCACAGTGCAAACGATCGAGTCATATGCAGGCAACGTTTTAAAGTGTGTGTGATGATTACCAAGCCACTGAAATTCTTAATGCAAAGAAGCAGATTCGCTGGAGATCGGGCTGTTACTGTGCAAGGTCGCAGAAGTCTGCTCTCTGCCGCCTAGTACGCAAAGCATAA harbors:
- the LOC119462648 gene encoding adhesive plaque matrix protein-like, whose protein sequence is MIGIPALFLLSLASSVLGGDYHTTVTETAAPVSVSHADSNAAGTTDHAALTSVHSNVHADVHAVTTGSATVGSVQAAPSVASFHGDSTMTAVHGYPGVTSFHDAAAPHTLYAAPVVNAVHTSVSGIPAAVSAVHESSAAVTNAHAAPAVATPAVGTLHTSVEGASAVGTVHASPTATTAVPGAPAVTMVHSSPAGVSKVDTTSAYPAPTVTAYQDGSPYPAYYNPQFAYSPYYQPFPFVNGGAASASKMTYQSPYGQSAYQPAAVDSGYYQPSPYFGYVPGFGRPSAYPTATVFPAYPASPAANAYQTGSAMTPAQNAPSVTKATMVGSYPSSHVVSTMFHDAAPSVAGDHHAMPAVATTSTTYQTNPGVTPVHSTQGIATVHSTPATGTTSATYQATPEVGSVHTGPAVATTYQAADHAFSNVQQTPAVSPFPAFPFYQTVPVADQTTKVDSYQTSPAVGAVHSSAPALTSVHESAPATATLHSADPKP